TGGTCTTAACAATTTCACCTCCTTCAGGTTTTACCAGCAGCACATGCCGGTCATCTGTAAAATCTCCCAGATAATTAAACGGAAGGGTTTGACTGGTACATTCCAGCCAGATATCCTCTTCATTTTCCCTGGGAACATTAAGAATAACATGATCGCCCTGTATTGAAACAAATTCCGGGTCTATATCTTTTTTGTCTTCGCCAGAATACACTACTGCATAATATGAAGTGATGTCTTGAGAATCAAGAAGGGCTTTAGTATAGTTGGTGAGTCCTTTACAATCTCCGTATTTCACTTTGTCAACTTCTTCGGCAGAAATAGGTTCCCAGCCACCAATGCCTAACTGCACGCTTATATACCTCGAATTTTGCTGAACATAATCATATATAATCCTGGCTTTCTCTACATCATCTTTGGCTCCTGCTGTTAGCGCGGTGATTTTATTAATAGTTGCGACCGGAAGCTTGTTCCTGCCTGCCAATAGATTATCATACTGCCACTTTCCAAATTCTTTCCAGGTGGCACCGCTTCCTTTCACGCCAACCAGGGCAAATTCATCTAAGGCCACCTGTAAACCGGGAGTAAAATCTTCAAGGGACGGGCTTAATGGTTCATACTTATAGGCAGGAAAATTGGTTAGCGTATAGATAAGCTGGTTTCCTGAATTATCTTTTACCAGCTCCAGGCTGTCAAGATTTCTTTCCTGAATTCTATATTCAATATTTTCCGGAATTAAGACCTGGTAGCTCGATTTTTCCACACTTACATTAAAACCCCTTACAGGATTCCAGTCGGGCAAAAAAATGGTGCTATTTGTCTCCACTTCACTTTCATAAACAATAGTGTACGGATAGTCATTGGGGGTAAAATCGGCATAACTAACTCTTGTATCGCTATACAATGTGCCTGATGAAGTGGCACTGCGGTCTGTAAAATGCTTTGCCTTAAACTTTTTGATTTCATTTCCGTTCTTGTCATAGATCAAAAGGCTTTGTCCTTTAATTTTAATGTTGTTACTGTAAAAGTCACCTGCAAATGCAAAACGATCTCCATTTTCATTCAAGATCGTGATCACTTTACGACTGTTCATACTCATCTTATCAACT
This Salinimicrobium tongyeongense DNA region includes the following protein-coding sequences:
- a CDS encoding DUF3857 and transglutaminase domain-containing protein, translated to MFRLFFILFLLLVPSSTVLSQSSPYSIDLIDAPLKENAHAVVREQLLSITVNSVDKMSMNSRKVITILNENGDRFAFAGDFYSNNIKIKGQSLLIYDKNGNEIKKFKAKHFTDRSATSSGTLYSDTRVSYADFTPNDYPYTIVYESEVETNSTIFLPDWNPVRGFNVSVEKSSYQVLIPENIEYRIQERNLDSLELVKDNSGNQLIYTLTNFPAYKYEPLSPSLEDFTPGLQVALDEFALVGVKGSGATWKEFGKWQYDNLLAGRNKLPVATINKITALTAGAKDDVEKARIIYDYVQQNSRYISVQLGIGGWEPISAEEVDKVKYGDCKGLTNYTKALLDSQDITSYYAVVYSGEDKKDIDPEFVSIQGDHVILNVPRENEEDIWLECTSQTLPFNYLGDFTDDRHVLLVKPEGGEIVKTKTYSPSENVQETAIRISLKEDGSYKAAFERKSRGISYGNTYRITSASEKDQVLFYKKNWGHLKGLDLEAPQFINDREKQEFTEIIKFSGEKYPSKVANRLLMPLNFLSVATYSISDREDRKLPIKIGRGTTAKDRFEFELPENFESEAIPEAVKLDSKFGSFSFEAKLTEIEGKKIICVERSYTLNEGTWPADALQEFRDFMYSIHALGNQKAVLVRSN